Proteins encoded in a region of the Pseudomonas viciae genome:
- the copD gene encoding copper homeostasis membrane protein CopD: MSESINIALRFALYLDLMLLFGLAAFGLYSLRGKERMSGALLSFAPLLLTTTVLGVLLSVLAMVCMARAMSGIADWAELWQHIEMMVFETDVGWSWNLRIAALVLAGFAVMLNKRWPSASLALVLLGGAVALATLAWAGHGAMDEGERRNWHFITDFLHLWAAGGWVGALAAFALLLHQAEPRLPVLARTLTGFETAGAVMVLVVGVTGVVNYLFIVGPNIEGLLDSTYGQLLALKLVLFAVMLVFAALNRFHLSPLLEQARQTGEHSVAVNALRRSMVLELCVAVVILGLVAWLGTLSPVME; this comes from the coding sequence ATGAGCGAGTCCATCAACATCGCCCTGCGCTTTGCCCTGTACCTGGATTTGATGTTGCTGTTCGGCCTGGCCGCTTTTGGTCTCTATAGCCTGCGTGGCAAAGAGCGGATGTCGGGTGCGCTGTTGAGTTTCGCGCCGTTGCTGCTGACCACGACCGTGCTCGGCGTGCTGTTGTCCGTGCTCGCCATGGTGTGCATGGCTCGGGCCATGAGCGGTATTGCGGACTGGGCCGAGCTGTGGCAGCACATTGAAATGATGGTATTCGAGACCGACGTGGGTTGGAGCTGGAACCTGCGGATCGCGGCGCTCGTGCTGGCTGGTTTCGCCGTGATGCTCAATAAACGTTGGCCGAGCGCCAGCTTGGCCCTGGTCCTGCTGGGCGGCGCCGTAGCGTTGGCAACGCTGGCTTGGGCCGGGCATGGCGCCATGGACGAAGGTGAGCGCCGCAATTGGCACTTCATCACCGACTTTTTGCATTTATGGGCCGCCGGTGGCTGGGTTGGCGCCTTGGCCGCATTTGCCCTGCTGCTGCACCAGGCCGAACCTCGACTGCCGGTTCTGGCGCGCACGCTGACCGGGTTTGAAACAGCCGGGGCGGTGATGGTGTTGGTGGTCGGGGTGACGGGGGTGGTGAACTATCTATTCATCGTCGGCCCGAATATCGAAGGGCTGCTGGACAGTACCTATGGTCAGTTGCTGGCGCTCAAACTGGTGTTGTTCGCGGTTATGCTGGTGTTCGCCGCGCTGAATCGTTTTCACCTCAGCCCACTGCTGGAGCAGGCCCGGCAGACCGGGGAGCACAGCGTCGCGGTGAATGCCCTGCGACGCAGCATGGTGCTGGAGCTCTGTGTGGCAGTGGTCATTCTGGGGTTGGTGGCGTGGCTGGGGACGTTGAGCCCGGTGATGGAATAG
- a CDS encoding cyanate transporter, which translates to MENVRTSSTHAVWLMVSIVLVALNLRPSMAAVGPLLSAIRGEVPLSFSTASLLTMLPVMAMGLAMFLGMRIALRIGEHRTIVLSLLIIGIATASRLYLDSAAELIISAVLAGLGIALIQAVMPALIKSRYADNVSLFMGLYVTSIMGGAAIAASFSPFVLTQTGSWRIGLAIWALLALIALGCWYAQRSAVTPLPEAPARQKESFFSNSRAWLLAIFFGLGTASYTCVLAWLAPYYVEKGWSEQHAGLLLGFLTAMEVLSGLVTPAIANRSQDKRLVLAVLLLLIMGGFCGLILSPERFSLLWPCLLGLGIGGLFPMSLIVSLDHLDNPRRAGGLTAFVQGIGYLIAGLSPLIAGMIRDQLGSFEWAWWSLTAVMALMVLMVLRFNPKHYARHIS; encoded by the coding sequence ATGGAAAACGTTCGAACCTCAAGCACCCACGCCGTCTGGCTGATGGTCAGCATCGTGTTGGTGGCGCTGAATCTGCGGCCCTCCATGGCCGCGGTCGGGCCGTTGTTGTCGGCCATTCGCGGCGAGGTGCCCTTGAGTTTCAGCACGGCCTCGCTGCTGACCATGCTGCCGGTCATGGCGATGGGCCTGGCGATGTTCCTGGGCATGCGCATCGCCCTGCGCATCGGTGAACACCGCACCATTGTGCTGTCGCTGTTGATCATCGGCATCGCCACGGCATCGCGTTTGTACCTGGACAGCGCCGCCGAGCTGATCATCAGTGCGGTGTTGGCCGGGCTCGGTATCGCCCTGATCCAGGCCGTGATGCCGGCGCTGATCAAGTCGCGCTACGCCGACAACGTCTCCTTGTTCATGGGCCTGTATGTCACCTCGATCATGGGCGGGGCGGCGATTGCCGCGTCGTTTTCGCCGTTTGTCCTGACACAAACCGGCAGCTGGCGCATCGGCCTGGCGATCTGGGCGCTGCTGGCGCTGATCGCCCTGGGTTGCTGGTACGCCCAGCGCTCAGCCGTCACCCCGTTACCCGAAGCACCTGCCCGGCAGAAAGAATCGTTCTTCAGCAACTCCCGGGCCTGGTTGCTGGCGATTTTCTTCGGCCTCGGCACTGCTTCCTACACCTGCGTGCTCGCCTGGCTGGCGCCGTACTACGTGGAAAAGGGTTGGAGCGAACAACACGCCGGCCTGCTGCTGGGGTTCCTCACGGCCATGGAAGTGTTGTCTGGCCTCGTCACCCCGGCGATTGCCAACCGCAGCCAGGATAAACGCCTGGTCCTCGCCGTTCTGCTGCTCCTGATCATGGGCGGTTTCTGCGGCCTGATCCTCAGCCCGGAACGCTTTAGCCTGTTGTGGCCCTGCCTGCTGGGGCTGGGCATCGGCGGCCTGTTCCCGATGAGCCTGATCGTGTCTCTCGACCACCTGGACAACCCACGCCGGGCCGGTGGCCTGACGGCGTTCGTGCAAGGCATCGGCTACCTGATCGCAGGGCTCTCGCCGTTGATTGCCGGGATGATTCGCGATCAGTTGGGCAGCTTCGAATGGGCCTGGTGGTCGCTCACCGCGGTCATGGCTCTGATGGTCCTGATGGTCCTTCGCTTCAATCCCAAGCACTACGCGCGGCATATCAGCTAA
- a CDS encoding DMT family transporter: protein MKHVGFAAAHWGMLIWAMLIASSFFAAAQVSQTIDPILLTGLRLLFSAMMFLPLLLLKHTSPISTRGLLAHAVLGLLLATYFGSLFEALRYTSAVNTATLYTLVPLITLFFEAFLLPNPSLKTRVLPMLVAAIGALLLTLKGSAPGQLPALYPSLVFGVGCLAMALYSPLSQRFKASVLKGREPVTMTFWNMLFGALFLLVFCLFSGGWRSGVQLSTLDIGWLVYLALFGTLATFWLLHRAIGVIAPSTVISYVYLNTLFVTLIHWFWLREQPMMIEIIGATLVGVGMLTLVAGSRIAKVATA from the coding sequence ATGAAACACGTCGGTTTTGCAGCCGCTCACTGGGGCATGCTCATCTGGGCGATGCTGATCGCCTCGTCGTTCTTCGCCGCGGCACAGGTCAGCCAGACGATCGATCCGATCTTGCTCACCGGCCTGCGGCTGCTGTTTTCGGCAATGATGTTCCTGCCGCTACTGCTCCTGAAACACACCTCACCCATCTCCACCAGGGGCCTGCTAGCCCACGCGGTACTCGGCCTGCTGCTGGCGACTTACTTTGGTTCGCTGTTCGAAGCACTGCGCTATACCTCAGCGGTCAACACCGCGACGTTGTACACGCTGGTGCCCTTGATAACCTTGTTTTTCGAGGCATTCCTGCTGCCCAATCCAAGCCTCAAGACCCGCGTGCTGCCCATGCTGGTCGCGGCAATCGGCGCGCTGCTGCTGACCCTCAAAGGCTCGGCCCCAGGGCAATTGCCTGCGCTCTATCCGTCGCTGGTCTTCGGCGTCGGTTGCCTGGCGATGGCGTTGTACTCCCCCCTCAGCCAGCGCTTCAAAGCCTCGGTATTGAAGGGCCGGGAACCCGTGACGATGACGTTCTGGAACATGTTGTTCGGCGCGCTGTTTCTGCTGGTGTTCTGCCTGTTCAGCGGCGGGTGGCGCAGCGGCGTGCAATTGTCGACGCTGGATATCGGCTGGCTGGTGTACCTGGCATTGTTCGGCACACTCGCCACTTTCTGGTTGCTGCACCGGGCAATTGGGGTGATTGCGCCGTCGACAGTGATTTCCTATGTGTACCTCAACACCCTGTTCGTGACGTTGATCCATTGGTTCTGGCTCAGGGAGCAACCCATGATGATCGAAATCATCGGCGCCACCCTGGTGGGCGTTGGCATGCTGACCCTGGTGGCCGGCAGCCGCATTGCCAAGGTTGCCACGGCTTGA
- a CDS encoding amidase — MFNPDTLTLREMAGLLRRGVLTSVTLLEFYLQRIAERNRHINALIQLAPVEVLRRQAREADELARVGQISGPLHGIPITIKDVLHVRGFKMSRGVGELMGDASQEDATTVARLRQAGAIILGISNVSELCMAFETENLIYGRTLNPHDLRRSAGGSSGGEAAAIAAGCSPAGLASDACGSVRIPAHFNGICGLKLTQGRVPLTGQFPNDRSGLFHMTSAFGVMGRYVDDLALLGQLISGADGYDPDTVDVPFAASEPLAELRVALFSQSSRTPVSAAVSQVLQQVERCLGAVVAQVDTVAPPLLGEACDVLWRVFITGADAGRGWRQLFDSMNKRQFTAPIAQLLDMSEAVKLSVDDVKRDWIMIDTFRYQLAKFFKQHDLFICPVFPDVAFRHGESLQDRDRYAFVFPFSLSGSPAVVIRAGFDPATGMPIGIQIVGPHWQEQRLLAVAGFLERELERWSAVTPCEASTY, encoded by the coding sequence ATGTTCAATCCTGACACGCTGACCCTGCGGGAAATGGCGGGTCTGCTGCGCCGCGGCGTGCTGACCAGCGTGACGTTGTTGGAGTTCTACCTGCAACGCATCGCCGAGCGTAACCGGCACATCAACGCATTAATTCAACTGGCGCCGGTAGAGGTGTTGCGGCGCCAGGCCCGTGAGGCGGATGAGCTGGCACGCGTTGGGCAGATCAGCGGTCCATTGCACGGCATTCCCATCACCATCAAGGACGTCCTCCACGTTCGCGGATTCAAGATGTCCCGCGGCGTGGGGGAGCTGATGGGCGATGCCAGTCAGGAGGATGCGACGACGGTTGCCCGGCTTCGACAGGCCGGCGCGATCATTCTGGGCATCAGCAATGTGTCGGAATTGTGCATGGCCTTCGAGACCGAGAACCTGATCTACGGTCGTACCCTCAACCCCCACGACCTGCGGCGCTCCGCTGGAGGCAGCAGCGGCGGTGAAGCGGCAGCGATTGCCGCCGGCTGCTCGCCGGCCGGGCTGGCTTCCGATGCCTGTGGCAGTGTGCGGATTCCCGCGCACTTCAATGGTATCTGCGGCCTGAAACTGACCCAGGGTCGGGTGCCGTTGACCGGTCAGTTTCCCAATGACCGGTCCGGGCTGTTCCATATGACCTCGGCCTTTGGCGTGATGGGGCGTTATGTCGATGACCTGGCGCTGCTTGGTCAGTTGATCAGCGGCGCCGACGGCTATGACCCGGATACCGTCGATGTGCCGTTCGCCGCCAGCGAGCCGCTGGCCGAACTGCGCGTCGCGCTGTTTTCGCAGTCGAGCCGAACCCCCGTCAGCGCGGCGGTGAGCCAGGTGCTGCAGCAGGTCGAACGGTGCCTGGGGGCGGTGGTGGCGCAGGTGGATACGGTTGCGCCGCCGTTGCTCGGCGAGGCCTGCGATGTGCTATGGCGGGTGTTCATCACCGGCGCTGATGCCGGACGCGGCTGGCGGCAATTGTTCGATTCCATGAACAAACGCCAGTTCACTGCGCCTATCGCTCAGTTGCTGGACATGAGCGAAGCCGTGAAATTGAGCGTGGATGACGTCAAGCGCGACTGGATCATGATCGATACCTTCCGCTATCAGTTGGCGAAGTTCTTCAAGCAGCACGATTTGTTCATCTGTCCGGTATTCCCGGACGTTGCATTCCGTCATGGAGAGTCCCTGCAAGATCGCGATCGGTATGCCTTCGTGTTCCCGTTCAGTCTCAGCGGCTCCCCCGCGGTGGTGATCCGTGCCGGGTTCGACCCCGCCACCGGGATGCCCATCGGCATCCAGATTGTCGGGCCGCACTGGCAAGAGCAGCGTCTGTTGGCGGTGGCCGGTTTCCTTGAACGGGAGCTGGAACGTTGGAGCGCGGTTACGCCTTGCGAGGCATCGACCTACTGA
- a CDS encoding aspartate aminotransferase family protein, translating into MSLLRPHEQLLDDCQRHWSASAAKLYRLGKTSVEQQADGIHVTDHTGKRFIDCACSYGVFIVGHRNPTVRERVQVQLNQMAWVPEGRRHPLQDTLSERLCQLVPGEWGDVQFMVSGAEAVEQSLRYVLKVQSHRRGIVVMSGSYHGKTLAAMSILGQQQNHASYGIDPPDVTCVPYGDFAALQKAVGEGVCAVYVEPILGGAHLQVPPVGYMANLRALCDATGTLLVADEIQTGFGRCGKWFAVQYDEVVPDIMILSKGLTGGYTSFACAMYSQRLVTQYPLSEIEPDTRTNGGHPVACASALAAIDYIEQHNLVEQSRVNGGLLRHGLQRLALRYPHIVEDVPGVGLMTGLRLRGSVYEALMSMELGKRGVHAGHSMNEKATRPVLRFYPPLNISAEALHHVLVMIEEALEAIDRRPALAVKAFSLVVRNMYQLPNKWLRGRKAS; encoded by the coding sequence ATGTCCTTACTCAGGCCGCATGAACAACTGTTGGATGACTGCCAGCGCCACTGGAGTGCGTCGGCGGCCAAGCTGTATCGCCTGGGCAAGACCAGCGTCGAGCAACAGGCCGATGGCATTCATGTCACCGACCACACCGGCAAGCGCTTTATCGACTGTGCGTGCAGTTATGGCGTGTTTATCGTCGGCCATCGCAATCCGACGGTGCGTGAGCGGGTGCAGGTGCAATTGAATCAGATGGCCTGGGTGCCGGAAGGCCGGCGCCACCCGCTTCAGGACACCCTGTCCGAGCGGCTGTGCCAGTTGGTGCCGGGGGAATGGGGCGATGTGCAATTCATGGTCTCGGGCGCCGAAGCCGTCGAGCAGAGCCTGCGGTATGTGTTGAAAGTCCAGTCCCATCGGCGTGGAATCGTGGTGATGAGCGGTTCTTACCATGGCAAGACCTTGGCGGCGATGAGCATTCTTGGCCAGCAACAGAACCATGCCAGCTATGGTATCGATCCCCCTGACGTGACCTGCGTGCCCTACGGCGATTTCGCCGCCCTGCAAAAAGCCGTGGGCGAGGGCGTGTGTGCGGTGTACGTCGAACCGATTCTGGGTGGTGCTCATTTACAGGTGCCCCCGGTGGGCTACATGGCCAATCTTCGGGCCTTGTGCGATGCCACCGGTACGCTGTTGGTGGCCGATGAAATCCAGACCGGTTTCGGGCGCTGCGGCAAATGGTTCGCTGTGCAATATGACGAAGTAGTGCCCGACATCATGATCCTCTCCAAGGGCTTGACCGGCGGCTACACCTCGTTTGCCTGCGCCATGTACAGCCAGCGCCTGGTCACCCAGTATCCGCTCAGCGAAATCGAGCCTGACACACGAACCAACGGCGGGCACCCGGTGGCCTGTGCTTCGGCGCTCGCGGCCATTGACTACATCGAGCAACACAACCTGGTGGAGCAGTCGCGGGTCAACGGTGGTTTATTGCGTCATGGCCTGCAACGGCTGGCCTTGCGCTATCCGCACATCGTCGAGGACGTACCAGGCGTCGGTTTGATGACCGGCCTACGTCTGCGCGGCTCGGTCTATGAAGCCTTGATGAGCATGGAACTGGGCAAGCGTGGCGTGCATGCCGGGCATTCGATGAATGAAAAGGCCACACGCCCGGTACTGCGCTTCTATCCGCCGCTGAACATCAGCGCCGAAGCGTTGCACCATGTCCTGGTGATGATCGAAGAAGCCCTGGAAGCCATCGACCGGCGCCCGGCGCTGGCGGTGAAGGCGTTTTCCCTGGTGGTGCGCAATATGTACCAGTTGCCCAACAAGTGGCTGCGCGGCAGGAAGGCATCATGA
- a CDS encoding aminotransferase class III-fold pyridoxal phosphate-dependent enzyme: MKNNKYIISGQYETYLDGDGRQIIDLSGGFGFQVPSVIEAVSRQADIMGLSNRVLMSEPLLALCRRLAELLPAPLVSSYVCSSGDEAFEGALKLCKGLKPKGNTIVFIQGGDYGSLTYGRCLNATQGDLGVQGFLGFKRAAIRHLADLDTVDWSDCFAVCHSSTRTDANGRLQLLEPALIEQLHARAAQASAPVIAVDTQSCLGSLGSLFGFQRYRPVPDIVVLGGPLGGSAIPIGTYTCSEHMAWQVYGRSSPAKHGSTTAGNPMACVAALAALDYVQTHDSPWQCQENGQYLAQTLASFGAVAVGAWVSLPLTDDLQPAMLCEALYQQGVYVSAPRGRELILRCPISARPEHIQRAAHIIKETLSHVLTQAA; this comes from the coding sequence ATGAAGAACAACAAATACATTATCAGCGGACAGTACGAGACCTACCTCGACGGCGATGGCCGGCAGATTATCGATCTGAGCGGCGGGTTCGGCTTCCAGGTGCCGTCCGTGATCGAGGCGGTCAGCCGCCAGGCGGACATCATGGGCCTGTCCAATCGGGTACTGATGTCCGAACCGTTGCTTGCCTTGTGCCGACGTCTGGCCGAGCTGCTGCCCGCGCCGCTGGTCAGCTCATATGTGTGCAGCTCCGGCGATGAGGCTTTTGAGGGCGCCTTGAAGTTGTGCAAGGGACTCAAGCCCAAGGGCAACACCATTGTGTTCATCCAGGGGGGGGATTACGGCTCGCTGACTTACGGGCGTTGCCTCAATGCCACGCAGGGCGATCTTGGCGTGCAGGGTTTCCTGGGGTTCAAGCGAGCGGCGATTCGTCATCTCGCTGACCTGGACACGGTGGATTGGAGCGACTGCTTTGCGGTGTGCCACAGCAGCACCCGCACGGATGCAAACGGCCGGCTGCAACTGCTCGAGCCGGCCTTGATCGAGCAGTTGCATGCTCGCGCGGCACAGGCGTCGGCGCCGGTCATCGCGGTCGACACCCAGAGCTGCCTCGGCAGCCTGGGTTCGCTGTTCGGTTTCCAGCGTTATCGCCCGGTTCCGGACATTGTCGTGCTCGGCGGGCCCCTGGGCGGCAGCGCGATTCCCATCGGCACCTATACCTGCAGCGAGCACATGGCCTGGCAGGTCTATGGGCGCAGCAGCCCGGCCAAACACGGTAGCACCACCGCCGGTAATCCAATGGCCTGCGTGGCGGCCCTGGCCGCGCTGGATTACGTGCAAACCCACGATTCGCCCTGGCAATGCCAGGAAAACGGCCAGTACCTGGCACAAACCCTGGCTTCATTCGGGGCCGTGGCCGTGGGGGCCTGGGTCAGTTTACCGCTGACCGATGACCTGCAACCGGCCATGCTCTGCGAAGCGCTTTACCAGCAAGGCGTCTATGTCAGCGCGCCCCGTGGCCGCGAATTGATCTTGCGCTGCCCGATCAGCGCTCGCCCTGAACACATTCAACGTGCTGCGCACATCATCAAGGAAACGTTAAGCCATGTCCTTACTCAGGCCGCATGA
- a CDS encoding TauD/TfdA family dioxygenase, with protein MSTPAFHFKNPDVSIVEPHHFASLGKGELYELLGHYGVVLLRNCIHNAEDFSAYVKQNSSRLSLDPARVMVGGAAQLVDAGRQAVGLHCENGNSPFWPDMTWFYCQEAPRKGSQTTLCDGEKVLAKLSPGCRSFFEENPIRYSRTVAGEKWRRLVCHYSATLSDPAAVGIDDLLQVIGDDPQTQISFNPADDSIHYAFSTSAILTSAFSQRPAFANSILGPSFNYEAPVIDTVSGQPIPAEFLAEIAEVSEQYTCPVGWRDHDVVMIDNRRVMHGRETIVDERRRIFNALSYR; from the coding sequence ATGAGCACACCTGCCTTTCACTTTAAGAACCCGGACGTATCCATCGTCGAGCCGCACCATTTCGCCAGCCTGGGTAAGGGCGAGCTGTATGAGCTGCTGGGGCATTACGGTGTCGTGTTGTTGCGCAACTGTATCCACAACGCCGAGGATTTCAGCGCGTACGTGAAGCAAAACAGCTCGCGATTGAGCCTGGATCCGGCACGGGTCATGGTCGGTGGCGCGGCGCAGTTGGTGGATGCCGGGCGCCAGGCGGTCGGCCTGCATTGCGAAAATGGCAACTCACCGTTCTGGCCGGACATGACCTGGTTCTATTGCCAGGAAGCGCCGCGCAAGGGCTCGCAAACCACCTTGTGCGACGGTGAGAAGGTACTGGCGAAACTGTCCCCAGGCTGTCGCAGTTTCTTTGAAGAAAACCCTATTCGCTACAGCCGAACCGTGGCGGGAGAAAAATGGCGCCGCCTGGTTTGTCACTACTCAGCGACGTTGTCGGACCCGGCGGCCGTGGGTATCGACGACCTGTTGCAGGTCATCGGTGATGATCCGCAAACCCAGATTTCCTTCAACCCCGCCGACGACTCGATCCACTACGCCTTCAGCACGTCGGCGATCCTGACATCCGCCTTCAGCCAGCGCCCGGCTTTTGCCAACAGCATCCTGGGGCCGTCCTTCAACTACGAAGCTCCGGTGATCGATACGGTGTCCGGGCAGCCGATTCCCGCCGAGTTCCTGGCCGAGATCGCCGAGGTGTCCGAGCAGTACACCTGTCCGGTGGGCTGGCGGGATCACGACGTGGTGATGATCGACAACCGTCGGGTCATGCACGGTCGGGAAACCATCGTCGATGAGCGTCGGCGCATTTTCAACGCCTTGAGCTACCGCTGA
- a CDS encoding AMP-binding protein, protein MSGGFISQLQRALRDNRQAICAVDWSQSGNEPVELTYGELEHRSLNLAATLQRRFASQAHGDQVVLGIATRNSSDWLVADLACLFAGITALPLPLAFSQSQAEHLAGGCDGFLVDAAGQRTLAQRWKLNFPDSRLQRLNEPLIEQPLLYTPDGDDDWICKIIHTSGTTSRPKGVRLSTQAVGTVLASLRQGMPANAHRRYLSLVPLSLLLEQVTAAYLPLLAGGTVHFLPPNEPLLGEPGASPQRLVDWLLQVQPTALTVPPVMVNRFLEQLNEGGEQGEGLARYLKSGVHITCGGAAVSIDVLRGLAELGIGVYQGYGLSENASVVSMNTVEQQRLGSVGKPLPHVQVRIGADQTIEVKSSSLFSGYSGTDPSACSMSGDGWMDTGDLGTLDADGYLYVHGRKKNVICLPNGRNVSPEQVELEYRKYPGVNDAAVFFDELHGLVALLCVESPPARNELVAWSAGRFSDIERPNRLWLLTKDDPLLEQLYTVTGRPKRADIASVFSTLQRNASNEHTCLSL, encoded by the coding sequence ATGAGCGGCGGCTTTATCAGTCAGTTGCAACGCGCGTTGCGGGACAACCGCCAGGCCATCTGTGCGGTTGACTGGTCGCAATCGGGTAATGAGCCCGTGGAATTGACCTATGGCGAGCTGGAACATCGCTCGCTCAATCTGGCGGCAACACTGCAGCGGCGTTTCGCAAGCCAGGCTCATGGCGATCAGGTCGTGCTGGGGATTGCGACACGTAACAGCAGTGACTGGCTGGTGGCCGACCTGGCGTGCCTGTTCGCCGGGATCACTGCGTTGCCCTTGCCGTTGGCGTTCAGCCAGTCCCAGGCTGAGCACTTGGCTGGAGGGTGCGACGGGTTTCTGGTGGATGCCGCCGGGCAGCGAACCCTGGCGCAACGCTGGAAGCTGAATTTTCCCGACAGCCGCCTGCAACGCCTCAATGAACCGCTGATCGAGCAGCCACTGTTATATACGCCGGACGGCGACGATGACTGGATCTGCAAAATCATTCACACCTCGGGCACCACAAGCCGGCCAAAGGGTGTGCGCCTGAGTACCCAGGCGGTTGGCACAGTGCTGGCGTCGCTGCGCCAAGGCATGCCAGCCAATGCTCATCGTCGTTACCTGTCGCTGGTCCCGTTGAGTTTGTTGCTTGAACAGGTGACCGCCGCGTATCTGCCGCTGCTGGCTGGCGGGACCGTGCATTTTCTACCGCCGAACGAACCGTTGCTCGGTGAGCCTGGCGCTTCACCGCAGCGCCTGGTCGACTGGCTCCTGCAAGTCCAGCCAACGGCCCTGACCGTTCCGCCGGTCATGGTCAATCGCTTCCTGGAACAACTGAACGAGGGGGGCGAGCAGGGCGAGGGCCTCGCGCGTTACTTGAAATCCGGCGTGCATATCACCTGCGGCGGTGCGGCGGTGAGTATTGATGTCCTGCGCGGTCTGGCTGAGCTAGGTATTGGGGTGTACCAGGGCTACGGGCTTTCGGAGAACGCCTCGGTCGTCAGCATGAATACCGTCGAGCAGCAACGTCTTGGCAGCGTCGGCAAGCCGTTGCCCCATGTCCAAGTGCGTATCGGTGCCGACCAGACCATCGAGGTCAAGAGCAGCTCGCTGTTCAGCGGCTACTCGGGCACCGACCCTAGCGCCTGCTCCATGTCCGGCGACGGCTGGATGGATACCGGTGACTTGGGGACCCTGGATGCCGATGGCTACCTCTATGTGCATGGGCGCAAGAAGAACGTGATTTGCCTGCCCAATGGCCGCAACGTCAGCCCCGAGCAGGTTGAGCTTGAGTATCGAAAATACCCAGGCGTAAACGACGCTGCGGTGTTTTTTGATGAGCTTCACGGTCTGGTGGCGTTGCTGTGCGTCGAGTCGCCACCGGCGCGTAATGAGCTGGTTGCCTGGTCGGCGGGGCGTTTCTCTGACATCGAACGCCCGAACCGACTCTGGTTGTTGACCAAGGACGATCCGTTGCTCGAGCAGCTTTATACCGTCACCGGCCGGCCGAAACGTGCCGATATCGCCAGTGTTTTTTCCACTCTGCAAAGGAATGCATCCAATGAGCACACCTGCCTTTCACTTTAA
- a CDS encoding thermostable hemolysin, which yields MQIRVAETKTPLWVQATEVVKEKFRSSYSASVEPNPQYFAVTQDPADRILACAGITFADHRTLFSEQYLTQPINEILSQRFEKTIDRSNIVEIGNLISHHLTAGMILVNMIPLLAWCMGGHYLLCTVTPRVRQMMESCQIDFEPLLTADPTRLADGDGKKWGSYYAKLPVTGFIRVDPQRSRFAAMTLNTSFTQLPSDSLVRARP from the coding sequence ATGCAAATACGTGTCGCTGAAACTAAGACGCCGTTATGGGTGCAAGCCACAGAAGTAGTGAAGGAGAAATTTCGCAGTTCTTATTCCGCTTCGGTTGAACCGAATCCGCAATACTTTGCGGTCACTCAGGATCCGGCAGATCGTATTCTTGCTTGCGCCGGTATTACGTTTGCGGACCACCGCACGTTGTTTTCCGAGCAATACCTGACACAACCGATAAACGAGATATTGTCCCAGCGTTTCGAGAAAACCATTGATCGCTCGAACATTGTCGAGATCGGTAACCTGATCTCCCATCACCTGACGGCCGGAATGATTCTGGTCAACATGATTCCGTTGTTGGCCTGGTGCATGGGGGGGCACTACCTGTTGTGCACGGTGACCCCTCGAGTCCGGCAAATGATGGAGAGTTGCCAGATCGATTTCGAGCCACTGCTGACCGCAGACCCTACGCGCCTGGCCGACGGCGACGGCAAGAAATGGGGCAGCTATTACGCCAAGTTGCCAGTCACCGGTTTTATCCGGGTAGATCCACAGCGTTCACGTTTCGCCGCCATGACCCTCAATACTTCATTCACGCAATTGCCCAGCGATTCTCTGGTGAGGGCGCGGCCATGA